A region from the Deltaproteobacteria bacterium HGW-Deltaproteobacteria-18 genome encodes:
- a CDS encoding phosphoenolpyruvate synthase, translating into MAESDKKSSKKKADTSTEVATPPAVVEQIQKQLVLTGKDIVTIGEDAELLVGGKNYNTAIISTIEGIRAPQFRAISSIAFHKLLDETKVNAALVRTSVDKAYDSMDWTDAEINKDSEFLQKFVRKIALDVKEAAKKQEGTLIRLRTFINNVVEGFAVSPEGIDQLRKRSVLVQAAILSVELPKDVADAVRGAYLEICKEAGLENEPVAVRSSAAGEDSRKKAFAGLQDTYLNIVGENYVVQAYHWDCASAYNLRSMTYRREAILDAVAKAEQTGDDSIGVKAKQEWAIENTSLSVCIMRMINPVISGTAFSADTSTGCRGTARQDLVSIDASYGLGEAVVSGLVTPDKFYVFQREDGQEIVIRYMGCKDKRIVYKESGRGTKVEAVAEDMAYRWSLSLAQAESVAKGVRCISKGYGGMIMDSEFCIDQWDRLWFVQARPETRWNEDLEHHPHTIFMRRKEVDPDAAKQAEVLLEGNGASRGAGQGLVRYLRSALELNKINKGNILAAERTDPDMVPGMRIAAAIMADAGGDTSHAAITSRELGIPAVIGIKRLEKLRTLDNHEVTVDGSRGKVYRGLLPLVDVGGEIDVSKLPATKTKVGLILADVGQSLFLSRLRDVPDFEVGLLRAEFMLGNIGVHPLALEAYDLGTLESVVGTKVEFLENDLTKIVFEQMAAGIISLDIKLRSHVGIVTGLARKMEELTEREGAKGTDEVLAIHRQLRELDKKLDEHLEFATQRFEVLKTSHNLRDHVAVIMGYTDELELLGPDPQSQRRRLEIQDSITKDVARIERDPAIVSTMEKISAMREDVAKKVGLQQEMDNVRTLPEKIQELLKSRGYRSGKELYIQSLAQGLALFSMAFHGKTIVYRTTDYKTNEYRNLLGGLLFEGHEDNPMLGYRGVSRNIHDWELEAFKLARGAFGGSNLHLMLPFVRTLEEARSMKRYLGQVHNIHSGDSGLKIILMSEIPSNAVLAKEFIKEFDGFSIGSNDMTQLVLGTDRDNARLRHIYDEEDPAVVWAILTTIFTGQKFGKKVGFCGQGVSNSKIIRGLVCIAGIVSASVVPDTYQQTKFDVAEVEAENIPLAGLGAWLQEQHLERLHMLLAENRYEHILKKNTSGPDLMDWYEGELARLLEQLQSNLGSVKEDFYRQELASFRSIFHKPVIYSNWDWETTVLDALHQAGFSNFDEQIKALATQRENIW; encoded by the coding sequence ATGGCTGAGAGCGACAAGAAGAGTTCCAAGAAGAAAGCCGATACGTCCACGGAGGTCGCTACACCTCCTGCCGTGGTAGAGCAGATTCAAAAGCAGCTCGTCCTGACCGGCAAGGACATCGTGACGATTGGCGAAGATGCCGAACTGCTGGTCGGCGGCAAGAATTACAACACTGCCATCATCAGCACCATTGAAGGCATCCGGGCTCCGCAATTCAGGGCCATCTCCTCCATCGCCTTCCATAAGCTTCTCGATGAGACAAAGGTCAACGCCGCCCTGGTCCGCACTTCGGTGGACAAGGCGTACGATTCCATGGACTGGACCGACGCCGAGATCAACAAGGATTCGGAATTTCTGCAGAAGTTCGTTCGCAAGATTGCCCTGGACGTGAAGGAGGCCGCCAAGAAGCAGGAGGGCACCCTGATCCGTCTGCGCACCTTCATCAACAACGTGGTTGAAGGGTTCGCCGTTTCGCCCGAGGGCATCGATCAGCTGCGCAAGAGATCCGTGCTCGTGCAGGCCGCCATCCTGTCCGTGGAGCTTCCCAAGGACGTGGCTGACGCCGTGCGCGGAGCCTACCTCGAGATCTGCAAGGAGGCGGGCCTTGAGAACGAGCCGGTGGCCGTGCGTTCTTCGGCGGCCGGCGAGGACAGCCGCAAGAAGGCCTTTGCCGGATTGCAGGATACCTATCTGAACATTGTCGGCGAAAACTATGTCGTGCAGGCCTATCACTGGGACTGCGCCTCCGCCTACAACCTGCGCTCCATGACATACCGGCGCGAGGCCATCCTCGATGCCGTGGCCAAGGCCGAGCAGACCGGCGACGACTCCATCGGCGTCAAGGCCAAGCAGGAGTGGGCCATCGAGAACACCTCCCTGTCCGTGTGCATCATGCGCATGATCAACCCGGTCATTTCCGGTACGGCCTTCTCCGCCGATACCTCCACCGGATGCCGGGGCACCGCGCGCCAGGATCTCGTTTCCATCGACGCCAGCTACGGTCTGGGCGAAGCGGTGGTCAGCGGCCTGGTCACGCCCGACAAGTTCTACGTGTTCCAGCGCGAGGACGGTCAGGAGATCGTCATCCGCTACATGGGCTGCAAGGACAAGCGCATCGTCTACAAGGAATCCGGACGTGGCACCAAGGTCGAGGCCGTGGCCGAGGACATGGCCTATCGCTGGTCCCTGTCTCTGGCCCAGGCTGAATCCGTGGCCAAGGGCGTGCGCTGCATCAGCAAGGGTTACGGCGGCATGATCATGGACTCGGAGTTCTGCATCGACCAGTGGGATCGTCTCTGGTTCGTGCAGGCCCGTCCCGAGACCCGCTGGAACGAAGACCTTGAGCACCACCCGCACACCATTTTCATGCGCCGCAAGGAAGTCGATCCCGACGCCGCCAAGCAAGCCGAAGTGCTGCTCGAAGGCAACGGTGCGTCCCGTGGCGCCGGCCAGGGTCTGGTTCGCTACCTGCGCTCCGCCCTGGAACTGAACAAGATCAACAAGGGCAACATCCTGGCCGCCGAGCGCACCGACCCTGACATGGTGCCCGGCATGCGCATCGCAGCGGCCATCATGGCCGACGCCGGTGGCGACACCAGCCATGCAGCCATTACCTCGCGCGAGCTTGGCATTCCGGCGGTCATCGGCATCAAGCGCCTGGAGAAACTGCGCACCCTGGACAACCACGAGGTGACCGTGGACGGCTCCCGGGGCAAGGTTTACCGAGGCCTGCTGCCGCTCGTCGACGTGGGCGGCGAGATCGATGTGAGCAAGCTGCCGGCTACCAAGACCAAGGTCGGTCTCATTCTGGCCGACGTGGGGCAGTCCCTGTTTTTGTCCCGGCTTCGCGATGTGCCCGATTTCGAAGTGGGCCTGCTGCGTGCGGAGTTCATGCTCGGCAACATCGGCGTGCATCCCTTGGCCCTTGAAGCCTACGATCTGGGGACCCTGGAGTCCGTGGTCGGCACCAAGGTCGAATTTCTCGAGAACGACCTGACCAAGATCGTTTTCGAGCAGATGGCCGCAGGCATCATCTCGCTGGACATCAAGTTGCGCAGCCATGTCGGCATCGTCACTGGCCTGGCCCGCAAGATGGAAGAGCTGACCGAGAGGGAAGGCGCCAAGGGCACCGATGAGGTTCTGGCCATCCATCGTCAGCTGCGCGAGCTGGACAAGAAGCTCGACGAGCATCTGGAGTTTGCCACCCAGCGTTTTGAAGTGCTCAAGACCTCGCACAATTTAAGGGACCATGTCGCGGTCATCATGGGTTATACCGATGAGCTGGAGCTTCTTGGGCCCGACCCGCAGTCTCAGCGCCGCCGTCTGGAAATTCAGGACTCCATCACCAAGGACGTGGCCCGCATCGAACGCGATCCGGCCATCGTCAGCACCATGGAGAAGATCTCGGCCATGCGTGAAGATGTGGCCAAGAAGGTCGGTCTGCAACAGGAGATGGACAACGTCCGCACCCTGCCCGAGAAGATACAGGAACTCCTCAAGTCCCGCGGCTATCGCAGCGGCAAGGAACTCTACATCCAGAGCCTGGCCCAGGGCCTGGCGCTCTTCTCCATGGCCTTTCACGGCAAGACCATCGTCTACCGAACCACCGACTACAAGACCAACGAATATCGAAATCTGCTCGGCGGTCTGCTCTTCGAGGGCCATGAAGACAACCCCATGCTCGGGTATCGCGGCGTGTCCCGCAATATCCATGACTGGGAGCTGGAGGCCTTCAAGCTGGCGCGCGGCGCATTCGGCGGCTCCAATCTGCATCTGATGCTGCCTTTCGTGCGCACCCTGGAAGAGGCGCGCTCCATGAAGCGTTATCTGGGCCAGGTGCACAACATCCACTCCGGCGACTCGGGCCTCAAGATCATCCTCATGTCCGAGATTCCGAGCAATGCCGTGCTGGCCAAGGAATTCATCAAGGAATTCGACGGGTTCTCCATCGGCTCCAACGACATGACCCAGCTCGTGCTCGGCACGGACCGCGACAATGCTCGTCTGCGCCACATCTATGACGAGGAAGACCCGGCCGTGGTATGGGCTATTCTGACCACCATCTTCACCGGGCAGAAGTTCGGCAAGAAGGTCGGGTTCTGCGGACAGGGCGTGTCAAACTCCAAGATCATCCGCGGCCTCGTGTGCATCGCCGGCATTGTCTCGGCTTCCGTCGTGCCGGACACCTATCAGCAGACCAAGTTCGACGTGGCCGAAGTCGAGGCCGAGAACATCCCGCTCGCGGGACTTGGCGCATGGCTTCAGGAGCAGCACTTGGAACGCCTGCACATGCTCCTGGCCGAAAACCGCTACGAGCACATCCTCAAGAAGAACACCTCCGGTCCCGATCTCATGGACTGGTATGAAGGGGAACTGGCCCGTCTGCTCGAGCAGTTGCAGTCCAATCTGGGCAGCGTGAAGGAGGACTTTTACCGTCAGGAGCTGGCTTCCTTCCGCAGCATCTTCCACAAGCCGGTCATCTATTCCAACTGGGATTGGGAAACCACTGTCCTTGATGCCCTGCATCAGGCCGGATTCTCGAACTTTGACGAACAGATCAAAGCCCTGGCGACTCAACGCGAAAACATCTGGTAA
- a CDS encoding transmembrane anchor protein, which produces MYNANMPGSNDLPTSGQLIRSTVVAIIVATLLLITTVLPAEYGIDPTGAGEVLGLTDMGRVKMALAEEMRAEKEIVAAMENAPVMSDSEVEAVQELYASEKDVIVHEQSESSPVAADASIAKDEISIIFDPGQGAEIKLTMNKGASVSYKWQSDGPVNVDVHGDPVNAPKDFYHGYGKGKNIAKSEGTITAAFDGKHGWFWRNRSEKQVKVNLNTEGEYSEFKRVL; this is translated from the coding sequence ATGTATAATGCGAATATGCCAGGCAGCAATGATTTGCCGACATCAGGACAGTTGATTCGCTCTACAGTTGTTGCAATTATTGTTGCGACACTGCTGCTTATAACCACAGTATTGCCTGCTGAATACGGCATTGACCCCACAGGTGCAGGTGAAGTGCTGGGATTGACTGACATGGGGCGGGTCAAAATGGCTTTGGCTGAGGAAATGAGGGCGGAAAAAGAAATCGTGGCAGCCATGGAAAATGCGCCTGTAATGTCTGATTCTGAAGTCGAAGCGGTTCAAGAACTTTATGCGAGTGAGAAGGATGTCATCGTTCATGAGCAGTCAGAATCGTCTCCTGTTGCCGCAGACGCCAGCATCGCGAAGGATGAAATCAGTATAATCTTTGATCCGGGGCAAGGAGCGGAGATAAAATTGACGATGAATAAAGGTGCTTCTGTTTCGTACAAGTGGCAGTCAGATGGTCCCGTCAATGTCGATGTGCATGGAGATCCAGTAAACGCCCCGAAGGACTTTTACCATGGATACGGTAAAGGAAAAAACATCGCAAAATCAGAAGGTACAATCACTGCTGCTTTCGATGGAAAACATGGATGGTTTTGGCGCAATCGATCTGAAAAGCAAGTTAAGGTCAATTTGAATACCGAGGGTGAGTATTCAGAGTTTAAAAGAGTTTTGTAG
- a CDS encoding amidohydrolase, which yields MAHRHRSRIRKRRGGAEMSRDLLARSREQLEHVRAIRRELHRFPEVGTQLPRTRALVLRELGKLDLSVREDVGGGIVADLDGPAGSPRIALRADMDALPIQEESGLEFSSQIAGQGHMCGHDAHTAMLLGAARLLSSRRGSLRAGARFLFQPNEEFQPGGARAMTEAGCLDGVNEVYGLHVWPGQPTGWFGTRKGPLMARPDVFSITITGKGGHASAPHQCEDPILAASHLVTALQGIISRRVAPHERAVLSVTRFEAGNSYNTIPDKAFLQGTVRAITAQTGNFVQAQMQKLVGNLAQGMGVKAELDYVRGFPVVVNDAASTARAVDLLRSISDNVEDEIEPVMAGEDFSYYLEHVPGCFVFMGCGACAADGRGGLHNACFRLDEDCLPWGVAALASLVP from the coding sequence ATGGCGCACCGACATCGGAGTCGTATCCGTAAACGTAGGGGAGGTGCTGAAATGAGCAGGGATCTCCTGGCCCGCAGCCGCGAACAACTGGAGCATGTGCGCGCCATCCGCCGCGAACTGCACCGCTTCCCCGAGGTGGGGACGCAGCTTCCACGGACGAGGGCGCTGGTGCTGCGTGAACTTGGCAAGCTGGATCTGAGCGTGCGCGAAGACGTGGGCGGCGGGATCGTCGCCGATCTCGACGGCCCTGCGGGAAGCCCGCGCATCGCCCTGCGGGCGGACATGGATGCCCTGCCGATCCAGGAAGAATCCGGGCTTGAATTCTCATCCCAGATCGCAGGTCAGGGACACATGTGCGGTCATGACGCCCACACGGCCATGCTTCTGGGCGCAGCTCGACTGTTGTCAAGCCGGAGAGGATCACTACGGGCCGGAGCACGCTTTCTCTTCCAGCCCAACGAGGAATTTCAGCCCGGCGGAGCCAGGGCCATGACAGAGGCCGGATGCCTGGATGGCGTAAACGAAGTCTACGGCCTGCACGTCTGGCCCGGACAACCAACCGGCTGGTTCGGCACACGCAAGGGGCCGCTCATGGCCCGGCCGGACGTCTTTTCCATCACGATCACGGGCAAGGGCGGTCACGCCTCGGCCCCGCATCAGTGCGAAGATCCGATTCTTGCAGCAAGCCATCTGGTCACCGCCCTGCAGGGCATCATCTCCCGCCGGGTCGCGCCGCATGAACGGGCGGTCCTGAGCGTGACCCGCTTCGAGGCAGGAAACAGCTACAATACCATCCCGGACAAGGCGTTTTTGCAAGGGACAGTGCGCGCCATTACGGCACAGACCGGCAATTTCGTGCAGGCGCAAATGCAGAAACTTGTAGGCAATCTGGCGCAAGGCATGGGCGTGAAGGCTGAGCTTGATTACGTGCGCGGGTTCCCGGTGGTGGTGAACGACGCCGCGAGCACGGCCAGAGCCGTGGATTTGCTGCGCAGCATCTCGGACAACGTGGAGGATGAGATAGAGCCGGTCATGGCGGGAGAGGACTTCTCGTACTACCTGGAGCACGTTCCGGGCTGCTTCGTCTTCATGGGTTGCGGAGCCTGCGCCGCGGACGGACGGGGTGGGCTGCACAACGCCTGTTTCCGCCTGGACGAGGATTGCCTCCCCTGGGGAGTCGCGGCCCTGGCCTCGTTGGTCCCGTAG
- a CDS encoding GNAT family N-acetyltransferase, giving the protein MQKIRISPMSVNDHAAAMALWRDTAGIGLSEADEEAAIQSYLQRNPGLSQCAWADGLLVGTVLAGHDGRRGYLHHLCVRDDFRHQGIGRQLITNALEGLGALGLEKAHAFLFTDNETGRRFWEGIGWTWRTDIGVVSVNVGEVLK; this is encoded by the coding sequence ATGCAAAAAATCCGTATATCCCCCATGTCCGTAAACGATCACGCGGCGGCGATGGCGCTGTGGCGAGACACCGCCGGCATCGGTCTTTCCGAAGCCGACGAGGAAGCGGCCATACAGTCCTATCTGCAGCGCAACCCGGGTCTGAGCCAGTGCGCCTGGGCCGACGGGCTTCTGGTCGGCACGGTCCTGGCCGGTCATGACGGACGCAGGGGCTACCTGCATCACCTCTGCGTGCGCGACGACTTCAGGCACCAGGGCATCGGACGTCAACTGATCACAAATGCTCTTGAAGGACTTGGCGCGCTGGGCCTGGAAAAGGCTCACGCCTTTCTTTTCACGGACAACGAAACGGGTCGCAGGTTCTGGGAAGGGATCGGTTGGACATGGCGCACCGACATCGGAGTCGTATCCGTAAACGTAGGGGAGGTGCTGAAATGA
- a CDS encoding sulfur reduction protein DsrE: MQILIILSSSDPEVKWNAVRFGNFLLTEGEDVTIFLNGPAVNLYSGNSSTFPINEQAKLFSLSEGILAA; encoded by the coding sequence ATGCAAATACTCATCATACTTTCTAGCAGTGACCCGGAGGTCAAGTGGAATGCTGTCCGATTCGGCAACTTTCTCCTGACAGAGGGTGAGGACGTAACCATCTTTTTGAATGGTCCGGCCGTGAACCTCTACTCTGGAAATTCGTCGACTTTTCCAATTAACGAACAGGCCAAACTTTTCTCCTTGAGCGAAGGCATCTTGGCAGCTTGA
- the pgk gene encoding phosphoglycerate kinase, whose product MRFLDELNVSGKRVLMRVDYNVPLKGETIVDDNRIKQSLPTLKLALDNGASLVICSHLGRPKGVPAPEFSLKPVAVRLAELLGREVRMAPDCIGPEVQAMAEELKAGEVLLLENLRFHPGETKNDPDFSRELAKLGDVYVNDAFGASHRAHASVVGVTEFIKDCCGGLLLKKEWQYLGEALENPARPFVAIIGGAKVSSKLGILKALLEEVDSMIVGGAMANTFRKAQGFEVGTSLVEDDLLEEAMAIMVEAREKGVKFYLPVDFILGTDPKGGIASGVRTYQDIPADEMILDTGPASHTLFAEVIKNAGTVIWNGPMGAFENPAFAQGSINLCRVVGAISGMTILGGGDTNVIVEQMGMTDKFSFISTGGGSFLEFLEGKELPAFTALENKS is encoded by the coding sequence ATGCGATTTCTGGATGAACTGAACGTGAGCGGCAAACGTGTCCTCATGCGTGTCGATTACAACGTGCCCCTCAAAGGCGAGACCATTGTCGACGACAACCGCATCAAGCAGAGTCTGCCGACCCTGAAGCTGGCTCTGGACAATGGCGCATCGCTGGTCATCTGTTCCCATCTCGGCAGGCCCAAGGGCGTCCCGGCACCGGAATTTTCCCTCAAGCCCGTGGCCGTGCGCCTGGCGGAGTTGCTCGGGCGCGAGGTGCGCATGGCTCCGGACTGCATCGGCCCCGAGGTTCAGGCCATGGCCGAAGAGCTCAAGGCCGGCGAGGTCCTGCTGCTCGAAAACCTGCGCTTCCACCCCGGCGAGACAAAGAACGACCCCGATTTCAGCCGGGAGCTGGCAAAGCTGGGAGATGTCTACGTCAATGACGCGTTCGGCGCTTCCCATCGTGCGCATGCCTCCGTGGTCGGAGTTACGGAATTCATCAAGGATTGCTGCGGCGGCCTCCTGCTCAAGAAGGAATGGCAGTACCTGGGCGAGGCCCTGGAGAATCCGGCCCGTCCCTTTGTCGCCATCATCGGCGGTGCCAAGGTTTCCTCGAAACTCGGCATCCTCAAGGCGCTCCTGGAAGAGGTCGACTCCATGATCGTCGGCGGCGCCATGGCCAACACCTTCCGCAAGGCCCAGGGTTTTGAGGTCGGGACCTCGCTCGTGGAGGACGACCTGCTGGAAGAGGCCATGGCCATCATGGTCGAGGCGCGGGAAAAGGGCGTCAAATTCTATTTGCCCGTGGATTTCATTCTCGGCACCGACCCCAAGGGCGGCATCGCATCCGGCGTGCGCACCTATCAGGACATCCCCGCCGACGAGATGATCCTGGATACGGGCCCCGCCTCGCACACGCTTTTTGCGGAGGTCATCAAGAACGCCGGTACCGTGATCTGGAACGGTCCCATGGGCGCTTTCGAGAATCCGGCCTTTGCCCAGGGTTCCATCAACCTGTGCAGAGTGGTGGGAGCCATCTCCGGCATGACCATTCTCGGCGGCGGCGACACCAACGTCATCGTGGAGCAGATGGGCATGACGGACAAGTTCTCCTTCATCTCCACCGGCGGCGGCTCGTTCCTGGAATTTTTGGAAGGCAAGGAACTGCCTGCCTTCACCGCACTGGAGAACAAGTCATGA
- a CDS encoding resolvase yields the protein MSHIAYVRVSTTDQNTDRQLADSGIQFDKIFTDKTSGKSTDRPQLQACLEYLREGDTLHVHSIDRFARSLKDLQTLVDQLMVKGVKVQFHKENLVFDEGSNNPMNKLMFQIMGAFAEFERSVILERQREGIERAKEKGVYSHGKGGRKKTVDRDLVRKLRVEDLSLRKIAEQVGCSLYTVQRILSGDQPRESR from the coding sequence ATGTCTCACATCGCCTACGTTCGAGTCAGCACAACAGATCAGAATACCGATCGTCAGCTTGCCGACTCCGGCATTCAGTTTGACAAGATATTTACCGACAAGACCAGCGGCAAAAGCACTGACCGCCCGCAACTCCAGGCTTGCCTTGAATATCTGAGGGAAGGTGACACGCTCCACGTTCACTCAATCGACCGCTTTGCCCGCAGTCTCAAGGATCTTCAGACGCTCGTTGACCAGCTTATGGTCAAGGGTGTGAAGGTGCAGTTCCACAAGGAAAATCTAGTATTCGATGAAGGATCAAACAACCCTATGAACAAGCTCATGTTTCAGATAATGGGCGCTTTTGCGGAGTTTGAGCGGTCGGTAATTCTTGAACGACAGCGGGAAGGAATTGAACGTGCCAAGGAGAAGGGCGTGTACAGTCACGGGAAGGGTGGCAGAAAGAAAACCGTAGACCGTGACTTGGTCCGCAAACTGCGTGTTGAGGATTTGAGCCTGCGCAAGATAGCTGAGCAGGTTGGGTGCAGCCTCTATACCGTGCAGCGGATCTTATCCGGCGATCAGCCCAGGGAATCCCGCTAA
- a CDS encoding triose-phosphate isomerase, which produces MKKLLMAANWKMYKTVEEGVATARELVSLLDKLPKDREVLVCPPFTMMHSVCPILAGKEGCLSGAQNFYPAAQGAYTGEVAPEQLLDLGCTYALAGHSERRHVLGEMDELIGRKVAFGLEAGLKMILCIGETSVQRRLGQIEEVLVRQLESGLADVLSTATAENLAVAYEPVWAIGTGDVAGPDEILAAHALVRSKLESLLPGEGAKIRILYGGSVKPDNAAAIIRLDNVDGVLVGGASLKADSFSQIVLA; this is translated from the coding sequence ATGAAGAAACTGCTCATGGCCGCCAACTGGAAGATGTACAAGACGGTGGAAGAGGGCGTGGCCACGGCCAGAGAGCTGGTCTCCCTGCTCGACAAGCTGCCCAAGGACAGGGAAGTGCTGGTCTGCCCGCCGTTTACCATGATGCATTCGGTGTGTCCCATCCTGGCCGGGAAAGAAGGCTGCCTTTCCGGAGCCCAGAATTTCTATCCCGCCGCCCAGGGCGCCTACACCGGTGAAGTCGCGCCGGAACAGCTTCTGGATCTGGGCTGCACTTACGCCCTGGCCGGACACTCCGAGCGCAGACACGTTCTGGGAGAGATGGATGAGCTGATCGGGCGGAAGGTGGCCTTTGGACTGGAAGCCGGGCTGAAGATGATCCTCTGTATCGGTGAGACCAGCGTTCAGCGGCGGCTGGGGCAAATCGAGGAAGTCCTGGTCCGTCAGCTCGAGAGCGGGCTGGCCGACGTGCTGTCCACCGCCACGGCCGAAAATCTGGCCGTCGCTTATGAGCCTGTCTGGGCCATCGGCACGGGCGATGTCGCCGGACCGGACGAAATCCTGGCTGCGCATGCCTTGGTGCGTTCCAAACTCGAATCGTTGCTGCCCGGTGAGGGCGCCAAAATCCGCATTCTCTATGGCGGTTCCGTCAAGCCTGACAACGCCGCAGCCATCATCCGCCTTGACAATGTGGACGGAGTGCTGGTAGGCGGCGCAAGTCTCAAAGCGGACAGTTTCAGCCAGATCGTGCTCGCATAA
- a CDS encoding preprotein translocase subunit SecG, with amino-acid sequence MNSLMITIHVIACVTLVVLVLLQSGKEGMGIIFGGGGGSVFGSTGAGNLLSKLTAGAATVFFLTSIIFTYVSTQKHTSPKESIVIDMPVTQTPTAPAGVPTAPAEESAGQEKNQ; translated from the coding sequence TTGAACTCCCTGATGATTACCATACATGTAATTGCCTGTGTCACCCTTGTCGTCCTCGTACTGCTGCAATCCGGCAAAGAGGGCATGGGGATAATCTTCGGTGGTGGCGGAGGTTCCGTTTTCGGTTCCACCGGCGCCGGCAATTTGCTCAGCAAGTTGACTGCCGGAGCGGCGACCGTGTTTTTCCTCACCTCCATCATTTTCACGTACGTCAGCACGCAGAAGCACACTTCCCCCAAGGAATCCATTGTGATCGACATGCCCGTGACCCAGACTCCCACAGCCCCCGCCGGAGTCCCCACGGCCCCTGCAGAAGAATCTGCAGGTCAGGAAAAAAATCAGTAA
- a CDS encoding sulfurtransferase has translation MADTLTAQELKMLMGASGVTLLDVRRKGDRESGSSGIHGAVWKDPEHVDEWSSELLKDKPVVMLRLPIKKVTSRIFNGFRGERGRFVYRN, from the coding sequence ATGGCCGATACGCTGACTGCTCAGGAATTGAAAATGCTTATGGGCGCTTCTGGCGTCACCTTGCTCGATGTTCGCCGTAAAGGCGATCGGGAGTCCGGTTCTTCCGGCATTCATGGGGCTGTCTGGAAGGACCCCGAACATGTCGATGAGTGGTCTTCCGAACTGTTAAAGGACAAGCCCGTGGTCATGTTGAGGCTTCCTATTAAAAAAGTAACTTCCCGAATTTTTAACGGGTTTCGGGGTGAGAGAGGTCGTTTCGTTTATCGCAACTAA